A single window of Leopardus geoffroyi isolate Oge1 chromosome D4, O.geoffroyi_Oge1_pat1.0, whole genome shotgun sequence DNA harbors:
- the DMAC1 gene encoding distal membrane-arm assembly complex protein 1, with protein MGSFLSQPLEPIKVAAPPEVTNSAESLPLAAPGAPTSPAEAPLLNNCWSCRVLSGSGLIGAGGYVYWVARKPMKLGYAPSPGTITQMVIGISIACWGVIILADPKGKAFRAD; from the exons ATGGGTTCTTTCTTGTCCCAACCTCTGGAGCCCATCAAAGTCGCTGCGCCTCCTGAGGTCACCAACTCCGCCGAGTCCCTGCCCCTCGCTGCACCTGGAGCGCCGACCTCTCCAGCGGAAGCGCCTCTACTTAATAACTGCTGGAGCTGTCGCGTGCTCTCCGGGTCGGGGCTGATAGGGGCGGGCGGGTACGTGTACTGGGTGGCGCGGAAGCCCATGAAGCTGGGATACGCCCCGAGTCCAGGGACTATTACGCAGATGGTCATCGGCATCA gcaTAGCTTGTTGGGGTGTAATCATCCTGGCAGACCCCAAAGGGAAAGCCTTCCGTGCTGATTGA